A region from the Bacillus sp. Marseille-P3661 genome encodes:
- the dtd gene encoding D-aminoacyl-tRNA deacylase, whose product MRVVVQRSKQAKVEVNGEITGQIASGLVLLVGITHSDTDADIQFTADKICNLRIFEDDLGKMNLSLLDVGGEILSVSQFTLYGDCRKGRRPNFMEAAKPEFANELYEKFNEELRSKGVKVETGLFGAMMDVSLTNDGPVTLIIESK is encoded by the coding sequence TTGCGAGTTGTTGTACAAAGATCCAAGCAAGCCAAAGTAGAAGTTAATGGTGAAATTACTGGCCAAATAGCATCCGGTTTAGTTCTCTTAGTAGGAATTACACATAGTGATACAGATGCAGATATTCAATTTACAGCTGATAAGATTTGTAATTTACGAATCTTTGAAGACGACCTAGGAAAAATGAATCTTTCTTTGTTGGATGTAGGAGGTGAAATATTATCTGTTTCACAATTTACTTTGTATGGGGACTGCAGGAAAGGGAGAAGGCCTAACTTTATGGAAGCAGCAAAGCCCGAATTTGCGAATGAATTATATGAAAAATTTAATGAAGAGCTACGCTCCAAAGGTGTTAAGGTTGAAACCGGACTATTTGGAGCTATGATGGATGTATCTTTAACGAATGATGGGCCTGTGACGTTGATTATTGAAAGTAAGTAG
- a CDS encoding SH3 domain-containing protein: MIPIKNSTYKLVLILMLIFSNLSLLHIDKAIAETAFATVKVNKLNVRSGPGINHNVTTTILKGEEYEIISKEREWVQLRLKNSKTGWVANWLISEKQQNIATGHSVSSTVDGLRVRTGPGTSFQTIGYIYPNERYKKLTENDTWIKIEYKGKEAWVSSQFIKTVNGKEASTKTEEQPANRGTIQATILNVRSAPSTNSEVIGKLVKGDSVTFTNIKDGWYEVIFENSKGWIAGEFVSKEDTSVDEKKAPPDQFQEKNGDFKKGKITATSLNVRTSPDLNSKILTKIKQDEVVQILAENNNWYKISVQNTTGWISSTYIKLINESTDLAEHKDIENIPYVTILHDGTNLREQPTTLTEVVTRADQGDRFPIVNQVGDWFEVELPDKRRAFLAGWIVSTSGQIPSVQKPGMEQYLKGKTIIIDPGHGGRDNGTTGVSGTHEKNLTLKTGKLLTEKLKAAGAKVIMTRSDDRYITLNYRVSISHYYNADAFISLHYDSTTTSSVNGVSSFYYNESTDLPLANKIQAELIKSTNLTDRKAKYGNYSVIRENKQPSVLLELGFLSNQREEYIVNTDSYQEKATQAIYTGLAQYFKDKN, translated from the coding sequence ATGATTCCTATAAAGAATTCTACCTATAAGTTAGTACTTATACTTATGCTTATATTCTCTAACCTCTCGTTACTTCACATTGATAAAGCGATTGCCGAAACTGCTTTTGCAACTGTTAAAGTGAATAAGTTGAACGTAAGAAGTGGACCCGGCATTAATCATAACGTTACTACTACTATCCTAAAAGGCGAGGAGTATGAAATTATTAGCAAGGAACGAGAATGGGTACAGCTTAGACTTAAAAACTCAAAAACTGGTTGGGTAGCGAATTGGCTTATTTCAGAAAAACAACAAAATATAGCAACTGGCCATTCTGTTTCATCAACGGTAGATGGATTAAGAGTTAGAACAGGCCCAGGTACATCTTTTCAAACCATTGGTTACATCTATCCAAATGAGCGATATAAAAAACTTACTGAGAATGATACTTGGATAAAAATTGAGTACAAAGGAAAAGAAGCATGGGTTTCATCGCAATTTATAAAAACTGTAAATGGGAAGGAAGCAAGCACAAAAACTGAGGAACAACCTGCAAATAGAGGTACAATTCAAGCTACTATTTTGAATGTTCGTAGTGCACCATCTACAAATTCAGAAGTAATCGGGAAATTAGTAAAAGGCGATTCTGTAACTTTTACTAATATTAAAGATGGTTGGTACGAGGTTATCTTTGAAAACAGCAAAGGCTGGATTGCAGGGGAATTTGTTTCTAAAGAAGATACTTCTGTTGACGAAAAGAAGGCTCCACCCGACCAGTTTCAGGAAAAAAATGGTGATTTTAAAAAAGGCAAAATTACAGCAACTAGTTTAAATGTTCGTACAAGCCCTGATCTTAATAGTAAAATTCTAACTAAAATAAAACAAGATGAAGTAGTCCAAATCTTAGCGGAAAACAATAATTGGTATAAAATCTCAGTTCAAAATACAACAGGTTGGATTTCTAGTACATATATAAAGTTAATTAACGAATCAACTGATCTAGCTGAACATAAAGATATTGAAAATATCCCTTATGTAACGATTTTACACGACGGAACAAATCTGAGGGAACAACCGACTACTTTAACTGAGGTTGTAACAAGAGCAGATCAAGGTGATCGTTTTCCAATTGTAAACCAAGTAGGCGATTGGTTTGAAGTCGAACTGCCGGACAAACGAAGAGCATTTCTTGCAGGGTGGATTGTATCAACTAGTGGACAAATTCCAAGCGTTCAAAAGCCAGGTATGGAACAATATTTAAAAGGTAAGACAATTATTATCGATCCTGGGCATGGTGGCCGCGATAATGGTACGACCGGTGTTTCCGGTACGCATGAAAAAAATTTAACATTAAAAACCGGAAAACTATTAACTGAAAAGCTTAAAGCGGCAGGCGCAAAGGTAATTATGACTCGCAGTGATGACCGCTACATTACACTAAATTATCGAGTGAGTATCTCACATTATTACAATGCGGATGCATTTATCAGTTTACATTATGATAGTACAACAACATCGTCCGTAAATGGAGTAAGCAGCTTCTACTATAATGAAAGTACAGACTTACCCTTGGCTAACAAAATCCAGGCGGAGCTTATTAAGTCAACAAATCTTACTGATCGTAAAGCGAAATATGGTAACTACAGCGTAATTAGAGAAAATAAGCAGCCTTCTGTTTTACTAGAACTAGGTTTTCTTTCAAATCAGCGCGAAGAATATATCGTTAATACAGACAGCTATCAAGAAAAAGCCACACAAGCAATCTATACCGGGTTGGCACAATATTTCAAGGATAAAAATTAA
- a CDS encoding RNA polymerase subunit sigma-70, whose translation MRYSAKGEITNNPTNQLFGVDFHDFMQQETGSSNMELAQEFGVTLRAVKDMKKRIGRN comes from the coding sequence ATGCGTTATAGTGCAAAAGGTGAGATAACAAACAATCCCACAAATCAGTTATTTGGTGTTGATTTTCATGATTTTATGCAACAGGAAACAGGCTCGAGTAATATGGAGCTAGCTCAAGAGTTTGGAGTTACACTACGGGCTGTTAAAGATATGAAAAAAAGAATTGGACGGAACTAA
- the hisS gene encoding histidine--tRNA ligase, giving the protein MAINIPRGTQDILPGVVEDWQFVEQKMRDICKRYNYSEIRTPVFEQTELFQRGVGETTDIVQKEMYTFEDRGGRSMTLRPEGTAPTVRSFVENKMYGEPTQPVKLFYIGPMFRYERPQAGRWRQFVQFGIEALGSNDPAVDAEVIALAMDVYKELGLKRLKLIINSLGDLESRKNHREALINHFKPRIEEFCSDCQNRLDKNPMRILDCKKDREHELMNTAPSILDYLNDESRVFFEKVKSYLTQMGIQYEVDPKLVRGLDYYNHTAFEIMSDAEGFGAITTLSGGGRYNGLAQEIGGPDTPGIGFALSIERLLLALKAENISLPIEKGLDCYLVALGEAAKGKTTSLLYELRKAGFTADKDYQDKKLKGQFKTADRLQAKFVAVLGDDELTNNIINVKNMLTGSQEEVQLQNFVEYLLERS; this is encoded by the coding sequence ATGGCAATTAATATTCCACGCGGTACACAGGATATACTTCCTGGTGTAGTTGAGGATTGGCAATTTGTAGAACAAAAAATGCGTGATATTTGTAAACGATACAATTACAGTGAAATTCGCACGCCTGTTTTTGAACAAACGGAGTTGTTTCAAAGAGGTGTAGGTGAAACAACAGATATTGTACAGAAGGAAATGTATACGTTTGAAGACCGCGGTGGCCGGAGTATGACTCTTCGCCCTGAAGGGACGGCACCAACAGTTCGTTCTTTTGTTGAAAATAAAATGTATGGAGAGCCTACACAACCTGTAAAACTTTTTTACATAGGACCGATGTTCCGATACGAACGTCCACAAGCAGGAAGGTGGCGTCAATTTGTTCAATTCGGAATCGAAGCACTCGGAAGCAATGATCCAGCGGTCGATGCGGAGGTTATTGCCTTAGCAATGGATGTTTATAAAGAGCTGGGACTAAAAAGACTTAAGCTAATCATTAATAGCCTTGGTGATTTAGAAAGTAGAAAGAATCATCGCGAAGCACTTATTAATCATTTTAAGCCTAGAATAGAAGAATTCTGTTCTGACTGTCAAAATCGTCTTGACAAAAATCCAATGCGTATCTTAGATTGTAAAAAAGATCGTGAACATGAATTAATGAACACTGCCCCATCCATTTTAGATTACTTAAATGATGAGTCTCGAGTCTTTTTTGAAAAGGTAAAGTCGTATTTAACTCAGATGGGTATACAGTATGAAGTAGATCCTAAATTAGTTCGAGGATTAGATTATTATAATCATACAGCATTTGAAATTATGAGTGATGCCGAAGGTTTTGGAGCGATCACAACGTTAAGTGGCGGAGGTCGCTATAATGGGCTTGCTCAAGAAATTGGTGGGCCAGATACACCTGGAATTGGTTTTGCTCTTAGTATTGAAAGACTTTTGTTAGCTCTAAAAGCGGAAAATATTAGCTTGCCGATTGAAAAAGGACTTGATTGTTATTTAGTTGCACTAGGTGAAGCTGCAAAGGGTAAAACAACGTCGTTATTATATGAATTAAGGAAAGCGGGTTTCACTGCTGATAAAGACTACCAGGATAAAAAATTAAAAGGTCAGTTTAAAACAGCGGACCGACTTCAAGCCAAATTTGTAGCAGTGTTAGGTGATGATGAACTAACAAATAATATTATTAATGTGAAAAATATGCTTACAGGTAGTCAGGAAGAAGTCCAACTACAAAATTTTGTTGAATACTTATTGGAACGAAGCTAA
- the aspS gene encoding aspartate--tRNA ligase: MTTLGRSHYCGELRESHVEETVQLKGWVQKRRDLGGLIFIDLRDRTGIVQVVFSPEVSGEAIKTADRARSEFVLDIKGKVVKRAEGTYNNNIPTGTIEVQAHEVTIMNASKTPPFMIEDKVDASEELRLKYRYLDLRRPEMFKTLQMRAHVTKTIRNFLEDNGFLDIETPMLTKSTPEGARDYLVPSRVHEGQFYALPQSPQLFKQLLMVSGFERYYQVARCFRDEDLRADRQPEFTQIDIETSFMDKEDLLALTEQMMVIVLETVKGIKIETPFPRMTYDDAMARYGSDKPDTRFGMELVEISELVKETDFKVFANAVSSGGQVKAINVKGAAEKYSRKDIDGLTEYVSRYGAKGLAWFKVEEDGLKGPIAKFFDESQQQAIQAVLETEVGDLILCVADSKAVVADSLGALRVKLGKDLKLIDESKFNFLWITDWPLLEFDPEAGRYFAAHHPFTMPVREDLELLDSQPSAVRAQAYDLVLNGYELGGGSSRIYERDIQEKMLKVLGMPEDEAREQFGFLLDAFEYGTPPHGGIALGLDRFVMLLAGRTNLRDTIAFPKTASASDIMTNAPSHVSHDQLLELNLQVRL, from the coding sequence ATGACAACATTAGGAAGAAGTCATTATTGTGGAGAATTACGTGAATCACATGTTGAAGAAACAGTTCAATTAAAAGGTTGGGTACAAAAGCGCCGTGATTTAGGCGGTCTAATTTTTATTGATTTGCGAGATCGTACTGGTATCGTACAAGTTGTTTTTAGCCCAGAGGTATCAGGGGAAGCTATAAAGACTGCAGATAGAGCTAGAAGTGAGTTTGTATTAGATATTAAAGGTAAGGTCGTTAAACGTGCAGAAGGAACATACAATAACAACATTCCAACGGGTACTATTGAAGTCCAAGCACATGAAGTTACGATTATGAATGCTTCAAAGACACCACCATTCATGATTGAAGATAAAGTAGATGCATCAGAGGAATTACGTCTAAAATATCGTTATCTAGATTTACGTCGTCCTGAGATGTTTAAAACATTACAAATGCGGGCTCATGTAACGAAAACTATTCGTAACTTCTTAGAAGATAATGGATTTTTAGATATAGAAACACCGATGTTAACAAAAAGTACGCCTGAAGGTGCACGTGACTATTTAGTTCCAAGTCGTGTGCATGAGGGACAGTTTTATGCATTACCACAATCACCGCAATTATTTAAACAATTGTTAATGGTTTCAGGCTTTGAACGCTATTATCAAGTTGCACGTTGCTTTAGAGATGAGGATCTTCGTGCTGATCGTCAACCTGAATTTACTCAAATAGATATAGAAACATCTTTTATGGATAAAGAAGATTTACTTGCACTAACAGAGCAAATGATGGTTATTGTACTTGAAACTGTAAAAGGAATTAAAATAGAAACGCCATTCCCTCGTATGACATATGATGATGCTATGGCACGTTATGGATCAGATAAGCCTGACACACGTTTTGGCATGGAGCTAGTTGAAATATCAGAGCTTGTTAAGGAAACTGATTTCAAAGTATTTGCAAATGCTGTTTCTAGCGGCGGCCAGGTTAAGGCAATTAATGTAAAAGGTGCTGCAGAAAAATATTCTCGTAAGGATATCGACGGCTTAACAGAATATGTAAGTCGTTATGGGGCAAAAGGGTTAGCGTGGTTCAAAGTAGAAGAAGATGGCTTAAAAGGACCGATTGCAAAGTTCTTTGATGAAAGCCAACAACAGGCGATTCAAGCTGTACTTGAAACTGAAGTAGGTGATTTAATCCTTTGTGTAGCCGATTCAAAGGCAGTTGTTGCAGATAGTTTAGGCGCACTTCGTGTTAAATTAGGAAAAGATCTAAAGTTAATCGATGAATCGAAATTTAACTTCTTGTGGATTACTGATTGGCCATTATTAGAATTTGATCCAGAAGCGGGCCGTTATTTTGCAGCGCATCATCCATTTACAATGCCTGTCCGTGAAGATTTGGAATTATTGGATTCTCAACCTAGTGCAGTACGTGCACAGGCATATGACTTAGTATTAAATGGTTATGAGCTTGGTGGTGGATCTTCACGTATTTACGAGCGTGATATTCAAGAAAAAATGTTAAAAGTTTTGGGTATGCCAGAAGATGAAGCGCGTGAGCAATTTGGTTTCTTATTAGATGCTTTTGAATATGGAACACCTCCACATGGTGGAATTGCACTAGGTTTAGACCGTTTTGTAATGCTTTTAGCTGGTCGTACGAACCTCCGTGATACAATTGCATTCCCGAAAACAGCTAGTGCAAGTGATATCATGACAAATGCACCAAGTCATGTAAGTCATGACCAATTGCTAGAACTAAATTTACAAGTACGTCTTTAA
- a CDS encoding type II asparaginase, producing MKKPFRSIILATSILVGSTSFAPIASNSIYAATEQVQDLPNIAILATGGTIAGAAASNLDVTGYKAGAIGVDSIITAVPELTDIADITGEQIANTGSPNITNDILLNLGKRINTLLNEEGIDGVVVTHGTDTLEETAYFLNLVVKSDKPVVVVGAMRPATAMSADGPFNLFNAVKLAASPEAMGKGAFIMLNDRIGAARYVTKTNTTMLDTFKSMEQGYLGAFVGGKPYFFNETTKKHTTESVFDITSIEELPKVDIIYGYQSDGRHFYDAAVENGAKGIVVAGSGNGSMSDASEEGAKDAIEQGVVLVRSSRVGNGVVSPKTFGIGADSLNPQKARILLTLALTQTNDPEKIAEYFKEY from the coding sequence ATGAAGAAACCGTTTAGATCGATCATTTTAGCTACATCTATTTTAGTAGGTTCAACCTCGTTTGCGCCAATTGCTAGTAATTCTATTTATGCTGCTACAGAACAAGTTCAAGATTTACCAAACATTGCAATTCTAGCAACTGGTGGTACGATTGCCGGGGCTGCCGCCTCTAACCTAGATGTTACCGGTTATAAAGCCGGGGCCATCGGCGTAGACTCTATTATTACCGCTGTTCCTGAGTTAACTGATATAGCAGATATTACTGGAGAACAGATTGCAAATACTGGAAGTCCGAATATTACTAATGATATTCTTCTAAATTTAGGTAAAAGAATCAATACATTATTAAATGAAGAAGGAATTGATGGTGTAGTTGTCACACACGGAACTGACACACTGGAAGAAACTGCTTACTTCCTAAATCTCGTCGTAAAGAGTGACAAGCCAGTTGTTGTTGTCGGTGCTATGAGACCAGCTACTGCCATGAGCGCTGATGGTCCATTTAATTTATTTAATGCTGTAAAACTAGCTGCTAGTCCAGAAGCAATGGGCAAAGGAGCATTTATTATGTTAAATGACCGCATTGGCGCTGCACGATATGTTACAAAAACGAATACTACAATGCTAGATACGTTTAAATCTATGGAACAAGGATATCTAGGCGCTTTCGTTGGAGGAAAACCATACTTTTTCAATGAAACTACGAAAAAACACACGACTGAGTCAGTTTTTGATATTACTAGTATTGAAGAGTTACCAAAGGTAGATATAATCTATGGTTACCAAAGTGATGGTAGACATTTTTACGATGCTGCAGTAGAAAATGGGGCAAAGGGAATTGTAGTTGCAGGGTCGGGTAATGGGTCTATGTCTGATGCCAGCGAAGAAGGTGCAAAAGACGCAATAGAGCAAGGCGTTGTATTAGTTCGCTCCTCACGAGTTGGAAACGGAGTTGTGTCACCAAAAACTTTTGGTATTGGTGCAGATTCATTAAACCCTCAAAAAGCTCGAATTTTGCTGACACTGGCATTAACACAAACAAATGATCCAGAGAAAATTGCAGAGTATTTCAAAGAATATTAA
- a CDS encoding tRNA threonylcarbamoyladenosine dehydratase, which produces MLHQFSRNELAFGKEGLELLKNSTVAVLGIGGVGSFSAEALARSGVGRLILVDKDVVDITNVNRQLIALLSTVGQSKAELMKERIADINPDCEVIALKMFYTEETYEQFFSYGIDYVIDASDTISYKIHLMKECLKRNIYIISSMGAANKMDPTRFRIVDISKTHTDPIAKVIRTRLRKEGITKGINVVFSDESPIVIREDIRQEIVDENAPIRKAKMPPASNAFVPSTAGLIMAGHIVSKIVSSIKINRVKPE; this is translated from the coding sequence TTGTTGCATCAGTTTTCTAGAAATGAATTGGCCTTTGGTAAAGAAGGCCTGGAATTATTGAAAAATAGTACAGTTGCAGTGTTAGGTATTGGCGGTGTGGGTTCTTTTTCAGCAGAAGCTTTAGCTAGGTCTGGTGTTGGGAGACTAATTCTAGTAGATAAGGATGTAGTGGATATTACGAATGTAAATCGTCAACTTATTGCATTATTATCTACTGTTGGACAATCCAAAGCTGAATTGATGAAGGAGCGGATCGCTGATATTAATCCAGATTGTGAGGTTATTGCTCTTAAGATGTTTTATACAGAAGAAACGTATGAGCAATTTTTCAGTTATGGTATTGACTATGTTATCGATGCCTCAGATACAATTTCATATAAGATTCATTTAATGAAAGAATGCTTAAAGCGAAACATTTACATAATTTCAAGTATGGGTGCAGCTAATAAAATGGATCCTACGCGTTTTAGAATCGTTGATATTTCTAAAACTCATACAGATCCAATAGCCAAAGTTATCCGAACTAGACTACGTAAAGAAGGGATCACCAAAGGTATTAATGTTGTATTTTCGGATGAAAGTCCAATTGTTATCCGTGAAGATATACGTCAAGAAATCGTTGACGAAAATGCCCCGATCCGAAAAGCGAAAATGCCACCTGCCTCTAATGCATTTGTTCCATCTACCGCAGGATTAATAATGGCTGGCCATATTGTGAGTAAAATTGTAAGCAGTATTAAAATTAATAGGGTAAAACCTGAATAA
- a CDS encoding RsfA family transcriptional regulator, with the protein MKVRQDAWSHEDDLLLAETVLRHVREGSTQLNAFEEVGDKLNRTAAACGFRWNAEVRQKYEQAVQLAKKQRKQMKRALAHQSQHFTNNTQSQRTANEIVLQREHDKIESLESTTSNIEMSNEISLDSVILYLQNIKIKGLNSHSLRSENQRLNRENTTLQEEKINLEKKLKRLKEQNALIQEDYQSLVQIMDRARKLVINEDSRPSKSITVNDETSIEQIAK; encoded by the coding sequence ATGAAAGTTAGACAAGATGCATGGTCACATGAAGATGATCTACTATTAGCTGAAACAGTATTAAGACATGTGCGCGAAGGCAGCACGCAATTAAATGCCTTTGAAGAGGTCGGTGACAAACTGAATCGAACAGCCGCGGCTTGCGGTTTTCGCTGGAATGCCGAGGTTCGTCAAAAATATGAACAAGCTGTACAACTAGCAAAAAAACAGCGAAAACAGATGAAGAGAGCATTAGCCCACCAGTCGCAACATTTTACAAATAATACACAATCACAAAGAACTGCAAATGAAATCGTTCTACAAAGAGAGCATGACAAAATTGAAAGTCTCGAATCAACTACTAGTAATATTGAAATGTCAAATGAAATTTCCTTAGACTCTGTTATTTTATATTTACAAAATATTAAGATTAAAGGATTAAACTCTCATAGTCTACGTTCTGAAAATCAAAGATTGAATAGAGAAAACACAACTCTACAAGAAGAAAAAATAAACCTTGAAAAGAAATTAAAACGTCTAAAAGAACAAAATGCGTTAATTCAAGAAGATTATCAGTCACTGGTCCAAATTATGGACCGTGCACGGAAGTTAGTTATTAATGAAGACAGTCGACCTTCTAAATCTATCACTGTGAATGATGAAACATCTATCGAACAAATTGCAAAATAA
- a CDS encoding replication-associated recombination protein A, translated as MRHEPLAYRMRPAIIEEVIGQGHLLKEGKPLSQMIEKGMLSSMILYGRPGIGKTSIANAIAGSLALPFRKLNAVTNNKKDLETVVKEANDLQETIVLCVDELHRFSKTQIEFLLPYIENGLLILIGLTSENPYHNINPAIRSRCQIFELKPLNKEEIMLGLSRAIEDYENGLGQYNISTSMQTLEFIAEMSGGDLRNALNKLEVAFLTAETNEQNNIEITIESVKNAISKNDINIDKDGDAHYDTLSAFHKSLRGGDVDAAILYMALLIEAGDLIGISRRILCVAYEDVGLARPEMGERAVAAIQAAERLGFPEGRIPLANIVIELCLSPKSNRAYMAINHAMELIRSGKQIEIPIHLKDAHYESAKKLGRGLEYKYPHDYQIGKFGGWLPQQYLPDELKHSQFYEPIEAGQEEKYMKLYNKLKAEQQKKLN; from the coding sequence ATGAGACATGAACCTCTTGCTTACCGAATGAGACCGGCAATAATTGAAGAAGTCATTGGACAAGGACATTTATTAAAAGAAGGAAAACCGCTCTCGCAAATGATTGAAAAAGGCATGCTATCATCCATGATTTTATATGGTCGGCCCGGGATAGGGAAAACCTCAATTGCAAACGCTATTGCGGGTTCACTTGCACTGCCATTTAGAAAGTTAAATGCAGTTACAAATAATAAGAAAGATCTTGAAACAGTTGTTAAAGAAGCGAACGACTTACAAGAGACCATTGTACTTTGTGTTGATGAGTTGCATCGGTTTAGTAAAACCCAAATTGAATTTTTGTTGCCTTATATTGAAAATGGGCTATTAATCTTAATTGGATTAACTAGTGAAAATCCTTATCATAATATCAATCCAGCAATTCGCTCACGCTGTCAAATCTTCGAATTAAAGCCATTGAACAAGGAAGAAATTATGTTGGGCTTAAGCAGAGCAATTGAAGATTATGAAAATGGCTTAGGTCAATATAATATTTCAACTTCAATGCAAACGTTAGAGTTTATTGCTGAAATGAGCGGCGGTGACTTAAGAAATGCATTAAATAAATTAGAGGTTGCTTTTTTAACAGCTGAAACTAATGAACAAAATAATATAGAAATTACGATTGAGTCTGTTAAAAATGCAATTTCAAAAAATGATATAAATATAGATAAAGATGGTGATGCGCATTATGACACGTTAAGCGCCTTTCATAAGTCATTACGTGGCGGTGATGTAGATGCGGCCATTCTTTATATGGCATTACTTATCGAAGCAGGAGATTTAATAGGAATCTCACGGCGAATTTTATGTGTGGCTTATGAAGATGTCGGTCTCGCCAGACCAGAAATGGGGGAACGTGCAGTAGCTGCAATTCAGGCTGCAGAACGACTAGGTTTTCCTGAAGGCCGAATACCACTTGCTAATATTGTCATAGAATTATGTCTATCACCAAAATCAAATCGGGCTTACATGGCCATTAATCATGCTATGGAGTTAATCAGAAGCGGAAAACAAATAGAAATACCTATTCACTTAAAAGATGCCCATTACGAAAGCGCCAAAAAGCTCGGACGGGGCCTAGAATATAAATATCCACATGATTATCAGATTGGTAAGTTTGGTGGTTGGTTACCTCAGCAATATTTACCTGATGAATTAAAGCATTCTCAATTTTACGAGCCAATCGAAGCAGGACAAGAGGAAAAGTATATGAAACTGTATAACAAACTTAAAGCAGAGCAACAAAAAAAACTAAACTAA